A section of the Geoalkalibacter ferrihydriticus DSM 17813 genome encodes:
- a CDS encoding BMP family lipoprotein, protein MKNLVSILLLLTALLMLAACGGDGKSSGATLKVGMAYDSGGKGDESFNDMAYAGLAKAQQEFGAEVMEITAAVSDTDNERREHLRQLAAHGYNPVIAVGFGYGVAITTVAQEFPDTTFAIIDAEVAGANVVSLLFAEEQGSYLVGVIAAAASNTGKIGFIGGMDIPLIHAFEAGYRQGAESINPDITVEAAYMGTDGDATAWNNPEKAKMATEAMIAAGVDVGYAAAGASNAGMFQAFKAAKEAGKEVWGIGADADQYNVPSLAEVKDVILTSMLKRGDVAVFEVIEGVASGLPLVGVQNFDLKRGGVGYATSNPAVVPYQEAADAAAAKIITGEISVLKQLSGD, encoded by the coding sequence TTGAAAAACCTTGTTTCAATTTTACTTCTACTGACCGCCTTGCTGATGCTTGCGGCCTGCGGCGGAGATGGAAAATCGTCCGGGGCAACCCTTAAAGTGGGCATGGCTTACGACTCCGGCGGCAAGGGCGACGAATCATTCAACGATATGGCCTATGCCGGACTGGCTAAGGCGCAGCAAGAGTTTGGCGCCGAGGTCATGGAGATCACAGCCGCAGTAAGTGATACAGATAACGAACGTCGTGAGCATCTGCGGCAGTTGGCTGCTCATGGCTACAACCCGGTCATTGCTGTCGGTTTTGGTTATGGTGTCGCTATCACTACCGTTGCACAGGAATTTCCCGACACTACCTTTGCCATCATCGATGCAGAAGTTGCGGGGGCGAACGTTGTCAGTCTGCTGTTTGCAGAAGAGCAGGGGTCGTACCTGGTCGGCGTGATTGCGGCAGCGGCCAGCAACACCGGGAAAATCGGCTTTATCGGCGGCATGGATATTCCGTTGATCCATGCATTTGAAGCAGGTTATCGGCAGGGAGCTGAATCAATCAATCCAGATATAACGGTTGAAGCCGCCTACATGGGGACTGACGGCGATGCAACGGCGTGGAATAACCCGGAAAAGGCAAAGATGGCAACCGAAGCAATGATTGCAGCTGGGGTTGATGTCGGGTATGCCGCTGCTGGTGCTTCAAATGCCGGTATGTTTCAGGCGTTCAAGGCAGCCAAAGAAGCAGGTAAAGAGGTATGGGGAATCGGTGCGGATGCCGACCAATATAATGTGCCTTCGCTGGCTGAGGTCAAAGATGTAATTCTGACCTCGATGCTGAAACGGGGTGATGTGGCGGTATTTGAAGTCATCGAAGGGGTTGCGTCCGGATTACCCTTGGTGGGCGTTCAGAACTTTGACCTGAAACGCGGGGGCGTTGGCTATGCCACCTCAAACCCGGCGGTTGTACCGTACCAGGAAGCCGCAGATGCGGCTGCCGCTAAAATCATAACCGGTGAGATCAGCGTGCTGAAACAGTTGTCTGGCGATTGA
- a CDS encoding SpoIIE family protein phosphatase has protein sequence MAHPNLALTTIDEKTIKGEAAVNNILTEGNDSCIFATVFCAILNTETGEVRFGAAGHNLPLVMDAQGMRYLAVKPGFVLGHYGRY, from the coding sequence GTGGCGCACCCGAACCTGGCCCTTACGACGATCGATGAGAAGACCATCAAGGGTGAGGCTGCCGTCAACAATATCTTGACAGAGGGCAATGACAGTTGCATTTTTGCTACGGTTTTCTGCGCCATCCTCAACACGGAAACCGGCGAGGTGCGCTTTGGCGCCGCCGGGCACAATCTGCCGCTGGTGATGGACGCACAGGGTATGCGCTACCTTGCGGTGAAACCGGGGTTTGTCCTCGGCCACTATGGAAGATACTGA
- a CDS encoding alpha/beta hydrolase translates to MKIKGIALVFVLMTSFFLHGCGSGGGGSDITPEIVWSASTEHGGQSATFIVPMNTVSDDGLRISLALKRYPATGEKKGSIVLNPGGPGASAVDYLDYFAVSNLGLRLRENFDLVAFDPRGAGHSTAVRCVDNPLPFVAIDRNPTSEIEYQLMIATVQDYTARCAKNSGDLLEHVSTMDVVRDMELIRQALGEGRLNYIGFSYGTKIGALYADTYPLNVRAMVLDGVLPPSLTLLDFRLEQTSGFEKSLQSFLMACAQNGSCPFGAGDPELALKSLMANLKQQPISVGDRLLTYGKAKFSVMLGLYDQYYWPLLEHALAAAEAGDGSQMLMLADDYFMRASDGSYPHVVDAFYAVTCTDSSPPSAAEVEVQIGPVMSAYPFFGAMLMNDLLYCTYWPAAPGLQPQTVRAVGAPQIMVVGTTGDPATPYAWSQRLVGELDSSFLVTLEAERHVAGGTNICVDDRYEQYLLHPQTWFSDLTCSEM, encoded by the coding sequence GTGAAGATTAAAGGAATCGCACTCGTCTTTGTCTTAATGACAAGTTTCTTCCTCCATGGCTGCGGCTCTGGTGGTGGCGGTTCTGATATTACGCCGGAAATTGTCTGGTCGGCCAGCACAGAACACGGCGGGCAATCTGCCACCTTCATTGTGCCAATGAATACTGTAAGCGATGATGGCTTACGGATTAGTCTGGCGTTGAAGCGCTATCCGGCTACTGGCGAGAAAAAAGGGAGCATTGTTTTGAACCCCGGAGGCCCGGGCGCTTCTGCTGTGGACTATCTGGACTATTTCGCCGTCAGCAATCTGGGGCTCAGGCTCAGAGAAAATTTCGATCTCGTGGCTTTTGATCCACGAGGGGCTGGTCATTCAACCGCAGTGCGTTGCGTGGACAATCCTCTCCCCTTTGTGGCCATAGATCGAAACCCGACAAGTGAGATTGAGTACCAACTCATGATCGCGACCGTGCAGGATTACACTGCCCGATGTGCGAAAAACAGCGGTGATCTGCTTGAGCACGTCAGTACGATGGATGTGGTGCGGGATATGGAGCTGATCCGTCAGGCGCTGGGCGAGGGGAGATTGAACTATATTGGTTTCTCCTACGGCACGAAAATCGGCGCTCTGTATGCGGACACCTATCCCTTGAATGTCCGTGCCATGGTGCTCGACGGTGTTCTTCCTCCGTCGCTCACACTGCTGGATTTTAGGTTGGAACAAACCTCAGGTTTTGAGAAATCCCTACAGTCATTTTTGATGGCATGCGCGCAAAACGGCTCCTGTCCCTTCGGAGCAGGAGACCCCGAACTGGCATTAAAGTCTCTGATGGCGAATCTCAAGCAACAGCCGATCTCCGTAGGTGACCGGCTGCTGACCTACGGCAAAGCTAAATTCTCTGTCATGTTGGGGCTCTATGATCAGTACTATTGGCCGCTACTGGAACATGCCCTGGCGGCAGCGGAGGCGGGCGACGGCAGCCAGATGCTGATGTTGGCGGATGACTATTTCATGCGCGCCAGCGATGGCAGCTATCCCCATGTCGTCGATGCATTTTATGCCGTTACCTGTACCGACTCTTCTCCGCCGAGTGCGGCAGAAGTAGAAGTTCAGATTGGACCAGTCATGTCGGCTTATCCCTTCTTCGGCGCGATGTTGATGAATGACCTCCTCTACTGTACTTATTGGCCTGCAGCTCCGGGACTGCAACCTCAAACAGTCAGGGCTGTTGGTGCGCCACAAATCATGGTGGTTGGGACAACCGGAGATCCGGCTACGCCTTATGCCTGGTCGCAGCGATTGGTGGGCGAACTGGATTCATCCTTCCTGGTGACCTTGGAGGCTGAAAGGCATGTCGCCGGCGGCACAAACATCTGTGTTGATGATCGCTACGAGCAATATCTGCTCCATCCCCAGACCTGGTTTTCCGATCTTACTTGTAGCGAGATGTAA